One window of the Perca flavescens isolate YP-PL-M2 chromosome 5, PFLA_1.0, whole genome shotgun sequence genome contains the following:
- the dbnlb gene encoding drebrin-like b isoform X1 — protein MAVNLSKNGPALTAAFKEVVDEKSNTNWALFTYEGNSNDIRLAEKGDGGLEELVEELNSGKVMYAFCRVQDPNSGLPKYVLINWTGEGVKDARKGICANHVRSMADFLKGAHVTINARGDEDVEPEAIMQKVAKASGANYSFHKEAPSRFQDSGPQGPVGSVYQKTNAMSEIKKTNKDNFWAQAEKEEEKRRQEERHKADEERQKMEKERKDREAKEAMQRDKRDKERSTQIDQQKKYQQQQDAESKDQEKPRVEEQEENQAAEKKAVKRGESVEKVNEAASLISQRAMNPREMFKQRERGITPSDSDVPSAAPASPHPGRLQSVFLSKPVYESERASSPQRQASPVPAGSASPVRATEPDVDDGQSRCEYDEQEATPQEQCEEEAPAANSYVQETAYEKPAQPPVEENNLYEVTADETPDRGTCARALYDYQAADDTEISFDPDDMITGIEMIDEGWWRGFSPDGHFGMFPANYVELI, from the exons GGCCTTGTTCACCTATGAGGGAAACAGCAATGATATCCGCCTGGCAGAAAAGGGGG ACGGAGGACTGGAGGAGTTGGTTGAGGAATTGAACAGCGGAAAAGTGATGTACGCTTTCTGCCGGGTGCAGGATCCAAACTCTGGCCTGCCAAAATATGTCCTCATCAACTGG ACTGGAGAGGGAGTGAAGGATGCCAGGAAAGGAATATGTGCCAATCACGTCCGCTCCATGGCCGATTTTCTTAAG GGTGCCCACGTCACAATAAACGCCAGAGGAGACGAGGACGTGGAGCCCGAGGCCATTATGCAGAAGGTGGCCAAAGCATCGGGGGCGAACTACAGCTTCCACAAAGAAGCTCCCAGCCGCTTCCAGGACAGCGGTCCTCAGGGTCCCGTG GGCTCAGTCTACCAGAAGACCAACGCGATGTCCGAAATCAAAAAGACCAACAAAGACAACTTCTGGGCTCAGGCAGAG aaagaagaggagaaacGTCGGCAGGAGGAGCGGCACAAGGCAGACGAGGAGCGACagaagatggagaaagagaggaaagacagagaggCCAAGGAGGCAATGCAGAGGGACAAAAGGGACAAGGAGAGGTCCACTCAAATCGACCAACAAAA GAagtaccagcagcagcaggacgcTGAGAGTAAAGACCAGGAGAAACCACGTGTG gaggagcaggaggagaacCAGGCAGCCGAGAAGAAAGCAGTCAAGAGAGGTGAATCTGTGGAAAAGGTCAAC GAGGCAGCTTCTCTCATCTCTCAGCGTGCCATGAACCCCAGAGAGATGTtcaagcagagagagaggggaataaCTCCCAGTGACTCCGACGTCCCCTCTGCAGCCCCTGCCAGCCCCCACCCAG GCCGTCTGCAAAGCGTCTTTCTGTCTAAGCCAGTGTACGAAAGTGAGCGAGCCAGCTCCCCTCAGCGCCAAGCTTCTCCTGTGCCAGCAGGCTCTGCCTCTCCTGTCCGTGCCACAG AGCCTGATGTGGATGATGGACAGTCCCGCTGTGAGTATGATGAGCAGGAGGCCACCCCCCAGGAGCAGTGTGAAG AGGAGGCACCGGCTGCCAACTCCTACGTCCAGGAGACTGCTTATGAAAAGCCCGCTCAG CCCCCCGTGGAGGAGAACAACTTGTACGAGGTGACAGCCGACGAGACACCAGACAGAGGCACCTGTGCCAGAGCCTTGTATGACTACCAGGCTG CTGATGACACGGAGATCTCGTTCGACCCCGACGATATGATCACCGGGATCGAGATGATAGACGAGGGCTGGTGGCGGGGCTTCAGCCCAGACGGCCATTTTGGAATGTTCCCAGCCAATTACGTCGAGCTTATCTAG
- the dbnlb gene encoding drebrin-like b isoform X3 gives MAVNLSKNGPALTAAFKEVVDEKSNTNWALFTYEGNSNDIRLAEKGDGGLEELVEELNSGKVMYAFCRVQDPNSGLPKYVLINWTGEGVKDARKGICANHVRSMADFLKGAHVTINARGDEDVEPEAIMQKVAKASGANYSFHKEAPSRFQDSGPQGPVGSVYQKTNAMSEIKKTNKDNFWAQAEKEEEKRRQEERHKADEERQKMEKERKDREAKEAMQRDKRDKERSTQIDQQKKYQQQQDAESKDQEKPRVEEQEENQAAEKKAVKRGESVEKVNEAASLISQRAMNPREMFKQRERGITPSDSDVPSAAPASPHPEEAPAANSYVQETAYEKPAQPPVEENNLYEVTADETPDRGTCARALYDYQAADDTEISFDPDDMITGIEMIDEGWWRGFSPDGHFGMFPANYVELI, from the exons GGCCTTGTTCACCTATGAGGGAAACAGCAATGATATCCGCCTGGCAGAAAAGGGGG ACGGAGGACTGGAGGAGTTGGTTGAGGAATTGAACAGCGGAAAAGTGATGTACGCTTTCTGCCGGGTGCAGGATCCAAACTCTGGCCTGCCAAAATATGTCCTCATCAACTGG ACTGGAGAGGGAGTGAAGGATGCCAGGAAAGGAATATGTGCCAATCACGTCCGCTCCATGGCCGATTTTCTTAAG GGTGCCCACGTCACAATAAACGCCAGAGGAGACGAGGACGTGGAGCCCGAGGCCATTATGCAGAAGGTGGCCAAAGCATCGGGGGCGAACTACAGCTTCCACAAAGAAGCTCCCAGCCGCTTCCAGGACAGCGGTCCTCAGGGTCCCGTG GGCTCAGTCTACCAGAAGACCAACGCGATGTCCGAAATCAAAAAGACCAACAAAGACAACTTCTGGGCTCAGGCAGAG aaagaagaggagaaacGTCGGCAGGAGGAGCGGCACAAGGCAGACGAGGAGCGACagaagatggagaaagagaggaaagacagagaggCCAAGGAGGCAATGCAGAGGGACAAAAGGGACAAGGAGAGGTCCACTCAAATCGACCAACAAAA GAagtaccagcagcagcaggacgcTGAGAGTAAAGACCAGGAGAAACCACGTGTG gaggagcaggaggagaacCAGGCAGCCGAGAAGAAAGCAGTCAAGAGAGGTGAATCTGTGGAAAAGGTCAAC GAGGCAGCTTCTCTCATCTCTCAGCGTGCCATGAACCCCAGAGAGATGTtcaagcagagagagaggggaataaCTCCCAGTGACTCCGACGTCCCCTCTGCAGCCCCTGCCAGCCCCCACCCAG AGGAGGCACCGGCTGCCAACTCCTACGTCCAGGAGACTGCTTATGAAAAGCCCGCTCAG CCCCCCGTGGAGGAGAACAACTTGTACGAGGTGACAGCCGACGAGACACCAGACAGAGGCACCTGTGCCAGAGCCTTGTATGACTACCAGGCTG CTGATGACACGGAGATCTCGTTCGACCCCGACGATATGATCACCGGGATCGAGATGATAGACGAGGGCTGGTGGCGGGGCTTCAGCCCAGACGGCCATTTTGGAATGTTCCCAGCCAATTACGTCGAGCTTATCTAG
- the dbnlb gene encoding drebrin-like b isoform X2 gives MAVNLSKNGPALTAAFKEVVDEKSNTNWALFTYEGNSNDIRLAEKGDGGLEELVEELNSGKVMYAFCRVQDPNSGLPKYVLINWTGEGVKDARKGICANHVRSMADFLKGAHVTINARGDEDVEPEAIMQKVAKASGANYSFHKEAPSRFQDSGPQGPVGSVYQKTNAMSEIKKTNKDNFWAQAEKEEEKRRQEERHKADEERQKMEKERKDREAKEAMQRDKRDKERSTQIDQQKKYQQQQDAESKDQEKPRVEEQEENQAAEKKAVKRGESVEKVNEAASLISQRAMNPREMFKQRERGITPSDSDVPSAAPASPHPEPDVDDGQSRCEYDEQEATPQEQCEEEAPAANSYVQETAYEKPAQPPVEENNLYEVTADETPDRGTCARALYDYQAADDTEISFDPDDMITGIEMIDEGWWRGFSPDGHFGMFPANYVELI, from the exons GGCCTTGTTCACCTATGAGGGAAACAGCAATGATATCCGCCTGGCAGAAAAGGGGG ACGGAGGACTGGAGGAGTTGGTTGAGGAATTGAACAGCGGAAAAGTGATGTACGCTTTCTGCCGGGTGCAGGATCCAAACTCTGGCCTGCCAAAATATGTCCTCATCAACTGG ACTGGAGAGGGAGTGAAGGATGCCAGGAAAGGAATATGTGCCAATCACGTCCGCTCCATGGCCGATTTTCTTAAG GGTGCCCACGTCACAATAAACGCCAGAGGAGACGAGGACGTGGAGCCCGAGGCCATTATGCAGAAGGTGGCCAAAGCATCGGGGGCGAACTACAGCTTCCACAAAGAAGCTCCCAGCCGCTTCCAGGACAGCGGTCCTCAGGGTCCCGTG GGCTCAGTCTACCAGAAGACCAACGCGATGTCCGAAATCAAAAAGACCAACAAAGACAACTTCTGGGCTCAGGCAGAG aaagaagaggagaaacGTCGGCAGGAGGAGCGGCACAAGGCAGACGAGGAGCGACagaagatggagaaagagaggaaagacagagaggCCAAGGAGGCAATGCAGAGGGACAAAAGGGACAAGGAGAGGTCCACTCAAATCGACCAACAAAA GAagtaccagcagcagcaggacgcTGAGAGTAAAGACCAGGAGAAACCACGTGTG gaggagcaggaggagaacCAGGCAGCCGAGAAGAAAGCAGTCAAGAGAGGTGAATCTGTGGAAAAGGTCAAC GAGGCAGCTTCTCTCATCTCTCAGCGTGCCATGAACCCCAGAGAGATGTtcaagcagagagagaggggaataaCTCCCAGTGACTCCGACGTCCCCTCTGCAGCCCCTGCCAGCCCCCACCCAG AGCCTGATGTGGATGATGGACAGTCCCGCTGTGAGTATGATGAGCAGGAGGCCACCCCCCAGGAGCAGTGTGAAG AGGAGGCACCGGCTGCCAACTCCTACGTCCAGGAGACTGCTTATGAAAAGCCCGCTCAG CCCCCCGTGGAGGAGAACAACTTGTACGAGGTGACAGCCGACGAGACACCAGACAGAGGCACCTGTGCCAGAGCCTTGTATGACTACCAGGCTG CTGATGACACGGAGATCTCGTTCGACCCCGACGATATGATCACCGGGATCGAGATGATAGACGAGGGCTGGTGGCGGGGCTTCAGCCCAGACGGCCATTTTGGAATGTTCCCAGCCAATTACGTCGAGCTTATCTAG